Sequence from the Ruminococcaceae bacterium KH2T8 genome:
AAAGCAGGATTGGATGCTATCCTCGTGATATCTCCGCCCTCTTCATCTACGGCTATGAACAATCCGATCGATGAAGCTTCCTGATACGAAGTGATAAATGCCTCGAGCTGCTGAGGATCTACGATATTACCTCCGAACAGGATCACTCCTGCTACGGGGTGCGCCTCTATCGAGCTAAGGGCATTATCGTCAAAGACGGTATCGTATTCGTAAGGATCCGTACCCGTAAGTTGCTCGGGCGACACCATGAACATCTGATATACCTTTTCTTCAAGAGTCATCGTCTCGAGGATAGCCTGCGCCTCCTCGCTGCCTTCATAGGACATATAGACATATGGTACTTCGGTGGGCTCAGGCGTTACCGAAGGCTCAGTCTCCGAAGAAGACACGGTCGATGTCTCCGTCGTAACCGATACGGAAGTCTCGGGAACCTCCCCGCCGCCGCATCCTGCGAGCAGCATCAAGGAACATGCAAGCGCGATCACCGACCTTTTCTTCATCTCTTCTTTTCCTCCAGCCTGAATGCCATCGGATAGATACCGATGAGCAGGAATACGATCACGAAATATCTGGCCGATCTTACGGCAAAGGCAGCCATAGTGCGCGACTCCAGAAAGCTCTTATCGAAAGGCATCTTGAGGACTACACCCAGAACACCGTAAAGCGCTATGCCGACAACGAGGCGAAGGAACATCCAAAGAGGCTTTCTCGTGTTTTCGAACTTAACGAATCTCTCTTCGATTTCAAATCCCGCATAAAGGCCCGCCAGCGATCCGATGCAGGTAAAGTAATCTTCCGTTCTGCAAAAGAAGAATCCCGTGCAGGATATCATGAACATCACGATATGAAGTACCCTTTTATTCCTGATCTTACTGTCCAAAAACGGGATCACGGCGATGGTGATATAACCTATCGCAAGGCCGCAGATGACATCGGTCGGATAATGAACTCCGAGAGCCACTCTCGACAGAGCCACGAGCAGCGGAGCAACGACAGCCAGGACGGTCAATACCCGGATCTTCCTGAGCATCCTGAAAGACGAGAACATGACGGCCGCATTGGTCGAATGACCGCTGGGGAAAGAGTAGCTCTGGGCTGCTATATCCATTATGGGCTCATCCGGTTCGGGAGCACGAAGGCACTCGACATTATCGTGGACCATGTATGGTCTCTTTCGTATAAAGAGATTCTTGATCATGGTATTAAAGACAGTGGCAAGCATAAGGATCTCACCTATCTTCTTACCCTTTTCCTTACCGATACACCAGTAAAGAAGACACATCAGAGCGATAACGAATATCGGCTCCGAAAGATATGTAAAGAACACTGCCGCAAACTTTCCGGCAGTACCCATATGAGACTGAAGCCAGTGCATGAAGATCGGCTCGAATCCGAACCAGAAAGAATTACTGTCCATAAGGGGGATTATATCATTGTTTGTCGGGTTTTTTCTTTCATGGAGCTATGGGAAAATCATTAATGTGAATAAATATATCTTCTTAAGGAGGACGCTATGAAGAAGAAACTGAACAGTGCTCTTGCTCTGGCTCTCACCGGTGTCATGCTCTTATCGGCATGT
This genomic interval carries:
- a CDS encoding Membrane-associated phospholipid phosphatase, whose protein sequence is MDSNSFWFGFEPIFMHWLQSHMGTAGKFAAVFFTYLSEPIFVIALMCLLYWCIGKEKGKKIGEILMLATVFNTMIKNLFIRKRPYMVHDNVECLRAPEPDEPIMDIAAQSYSFPSGHSTNAAVMFSSFRMLRKIRVLTVLAVVAPLLVALSRVALGVHYPTDVICGLAIGYITIAVIPFLDSKIRNKRVLHIVMFMISCTGFFFCRTEDYFTCIGSLAGLYAGFEIEERFVKFENTRKPLWMFLRLVVGIALYGVLGVVLKMPFDKSFLESRTMAAFAVRSARYFVIVFLLIGIYPMAFRLEEKKR